The Aedes albopictus strain Foshan chromosome 2, AalbF5, whole genome shotgun sequence region TTGAAGATTCTGAACTCGAACTAAGTGCCTTTTCAgaataaaaatctcaaaaattgttCCTATTCATTATTCATTTGTCCCGTGCTGTTGATCATGGTTGTGCCTCTGCTAATACTTAATGAGTGAATTATTGTTTCATTCTAAATCCTGAATTCATGTTAAGCTGAACAAATCCAttattgaacagtttctgaagtaGGTTACCTTATAATGCCTTCTAGCTGTCGCTTGTCATTCAACATACATATTCTGGATGATTCCGTACACACAGCATTCTCAAAGTAATAACATATTGATCTTTAAATGGACATCAACGAAAAAAGGCCTAACAGAACGAGGAGTGGGAACAAGCGCCGATTGGCTCGAGGAGCCCGAACAGAAAACACTAGCCAGCCACCTTTCTACACTATTTTTGAGGAGTCTTAGGCGATTGCGTAGTTGCGCGGTTCAACGGATCTATATCTTGGTTCCGCAAGTAGGTGTGTGTGTATGTTTATGGCATTGCTCGCTCACCGATTTTGGTAGATTTCCCGGAACAGAAGTACTCATACCTACATATACCTAAATAGCATTGCTCGGGGACTTGAATTATTGCTGGGGTTTTTGTTCTATTGCTATATGCTTTGAGAACTCTTTTGGTACACACCTGTTAGGTTCCTGCGGGACGTGGTAACGCAATTCGACGGGGACTTCcagaaccgttttttttttcgtttttttttcattcttctaaACTAGTTTGTGTGTAAGTGATTTGTGTGTTGTTTGGTAATACTTCTACCGATAACTGCTTCATATACcatgaactgattttgaaatcttcattttttctatttgttttaagTGTGTTTGTTTTTACCTCTGTTTCTGTAACTTATTTGTTCCATAAGTGTGGTTAGCATTTTGTTTTCTCAGTTCTTACTAGTTTGTTTTGTGAATAATAATTGTGCTATACCTTTTGAATTTAATTGATAATTGCTGCATTTTCGTTATTTTGGTACATTGTAAACTGTCTTCAGCTTTTCGCAAAGCCGATTTATTCCGTTTTCAGGGTGGCCACTCGAATCGGGAAAGTAGTGTTGCAGTGTTTCACTTTACTTATTCTACCTCTCCCCGGGTAGAagcaaagaacaaaccaaggacaaaataataacaaattctgccatcatatctcattttatcattcttatgttatttgtgAATAACACAAAATAACTCactaagaacaaaaaatattatcattgcacaatttgttatttctgagttattgttgaataacaataaataactgaataataacagaATATGtaatcatagcaaaataagttctTCTGAGCATCCTAAGTAAAACAACATTCCAATggcatattttgcaatcataacatgttttgttattgatgaattattcaatatttattttattttgaatagaatattgatgaagcgcaaattttgttattggtttgttaggaataaaagctggaaagaacaaaaaataataactcactttgttccagaaaaaaagtaaatcagtaattttgttattataagatcaaaccaaaACAACACAGTTTTTTcaatcataagaacaaaatttacaattatgaggatcttttttgaaataacttattttgtacttactttgttcccaataactcgataataacttattcagttattctccattttgaaatattttgtccttggtttgttcttataaggataacattagttattattgagttattttccggtacaaagtcagttattatttttgttcttttatctcttattcccaacaaattaacaaaaaaattgCCATTCAGTTATTCATTTTTGATGTCAAAACTTAACAACAAAATATAACAACTACTATTTTGAATCTTGCTCGCATTTTATACTCGATGGAAATTTCTGGAGCCTGACGAGCTCcttccaagagagcaagatgaataTCAATAGGGTTTGTGTTGTATGCCGAGAGGTAGAATATGATTTGGAGCTTGTTGGCTACATATAGAGCCATGTAAGCTCCATTCAAGGGTAAGATAATAATCTGAAGTCGTTTTGTCAATTTGTTtcgaatttttcaacaaatttcgaccaATAGTGTCTTAAAAAATAGTTTAGTGAGAAATTTAGGCACGTTCGTTAGACGTACTTCATGTTTTTCGTGAAAGCAAAGAAAATATTTTGTGAGAAAACGCATAGTATCCACAATATACGACTAACATATGAGTGGGATCTAAATCATCTAAGCATTTTTAAGTAAGTTAGCATCCTTCTAAGCATAATACATTCCAAAAAGTAATAGCTAAAACGTTAAATTTACTAACCAATGCTTTAGAAACAGTTAATTTTATGGGGGTAAATGCAAATTCGCTACCAAACCTTACCACCAAATATTGACATCTCGGAAATTTCCCCATTCGAATGGCCACCCCACCTTTTGTCTCGTCCTCTCTTACCATGTATGGTTAATAATTATTCAATAACTCCTTGTTTCGGGGGTAGGTAGTAGTAGTTGCTATTCAAGGagaaatacattttactaaggtggcgcagataaacattgcaaaccactggttgtctcttccattcttctggtgttcttatggaactgaaatagtgacgtcactattttagttgcataagaacaccagaagagtggaagagacaaccagtggtttgcaatgtttatctgcgccaccttagtaaaatgtattctccttggttgCTATTCTGCTGCATCGTCTTACTTCGTCGTCATACACAATTCGTTACAATTCGCGTTCGTTTCAGAATTTATTGGTTGTAGTTTCTCTTAATGTTTCGAataataaatggtcaaaattgtaCAATCTAGATTCGTGAATGGAAAAGAACAACGGgaaacaaaaaaatcaaatattttgacTACAAATCGAAATACATCAATGGCATTTTTCCTGGCagagggaaaacaaaaaaaatatattgtccACCAGGTGTAAATAAGTAGTTGAACAGGGGTCTACTACACTCCTAAACTGAACCGATCGGTACACTAGAAAAAAATACGACATCACTGTATAATAAGTGGCTCTCCGGGTATCCATCCGCTGTGCGTGACCAGCGCGCAGAACGAAAACTGAATCGTTCGCGCCCGACGGGCTGAGCTTACCAGAATGTAAATCCGGCTCCGTTGCCACCGTGCAGGAAGTTGTTCTTCTTCTTGGTCATGACAACCTGCTGGCCCTGCATGGCCGCTATCTGGGCCGCGTTGGGAGCGATTCCGGGCGGCGGAGGCGGAATCGAAGCCGACCCGGCGGACTTGCCGAAGCGTGCACCTGCGTCAAACATGGCACCCTGTGGGAAAAGGTAAGGTATAGAACAAAATGAAATATGATGAATGGGTTTAGGGGGAATGAGGGCAAATAGACATCCGAACAAAGAAAGACGAACAACATTGCGCATTACTAAATAACTCTTGTACAACTGAATTTACACTTGCTACAGCAAATCTGTCACCTTTATAAATATACCGCCAATAATATGCATGTGGGTCGCGAAGCTTACAGATAGATCAAACTATAACCAAGAACAAATTAATTTATGGGTAGTTATCAACAGTCGTCAACAGATAAGATCTTCGTCGTactataaatcctccaggaatgctgttaataccaggtcccaacgcatcacctgtttatcgactctatggcggcatacgacagtatcggccGCACATAGCATTGGAATATCATGGACGCGAAggctttcttgggaagctgatCCAACTGATCAAAGTGGAGTGGAAAACTCTGGGATGTCTaaattttggtatacgtggtttatgaacaatcTTTATGGGGACCACTGCTTTAGAGCAACCATGGTAAGTACCTTGATCTTGAATAACCTAACATAGACAAACGTCCAACTTTCATAATATCTGCTACAAAAGAAGGGTTAGACTTGCTCTACTATAGCAAAATTAGTCACCAGTTGATCAACTGGCatatgtcagatgaagaatctgttATATACTCGTTTCATGACCCTTTCGATTTAGAGTGCAACTCTAGAATGATTAATGATTTATCTGTCATCTGTCATGTTTCGTGGGGTTTGAGAATAACAAGAATAAGAACAGTTCAAATAGATTCGTGCAGTTAGGTTTGATGTTGAGTAGAGGAAATAAACTAGCTCTCTTGGATTGCTACCGTGAACCTGTAAAGAAGTGGTTTTATTAAATATTGGAGAATATAATAGTGGACGACGAGGTAAAAAGTAGTTCGCGTGTGAAGTTGGAAAGTGTTGCAATTTTTGGCCGAAGTTGGCAAATTTAGTCCGGACGGCAGCGGAGAATCTGGAGAGTTCCGTTTTGCGTCGGATTGAAGGTAATTATTTCCTTTTCTTTTTCATGGAAGTGAaagttggaagatttttttttcttgagtaaTTGAATAGAGATTGAAAGAATTCAATAGTTGACCGCAACCCATTGTTTGTGAAAGGAAGCTATTGTGAGCTCATTTCTAAATTGCtttcgtttgtttttcttttgttctaTAGCCGGTCGAAAGCGACGCTATACTCGGTTGGTTGAAAGCGCTGGTGTTGAGGTGACATTGCCATCCTCCCAGGTCGATCCGCTCCCTGGTTGAGTGCCAACGCTGAGGTTCCAGAAGATTTAGTGAAGTGATTATCCTGCAAGCGTCCCAGGTTGATCCGCTCCCTGGTTGAGTGCCGACGCTGAAGTGAGTTCCCTGCAAGCGTCCCAGGTTGATCCGCTCCCTGGTTGAGTGCTGACGCTGATATTACAGAAGATTCGAAGTAGTGATTACCCCGCTTGCTTCCCAGGTCGATCCGCTCCCTGGTTGAATTCCGTTCGAGATCATCCTGCAGTTCATCTGGTTGGACTGGTCTCTGGCTGAGATCGATTGGACCACTAATTGGCAGGCGTTATCTGCAGCGTCGACTGGTATACATCCTTTGGTGTTCCGGAATCCCAGGAATTGAGCGAAGGtacgttgaattttttttttgtctcatttATTGAAACTGAgtgattttcttttgttttaattTCAAATTGTAAATTTAGACGCCATGGGACTAATTGGTTCAATTGATCCATATGTCCAAGGCACTTCTTTTTCGCATTATGTGGAACAAATGGAATTCATTTTTTCGAGTAACGACATAGTAGAGGGCAAGAAAAAGGATATATTTTTGAGTTTGTGTGGTGTAACGGTCTTTCAGGAACTAAAACGACTTTATCCTGCAACTGATTTAAAAACGGTTTCTTACGCGGATATAATTAAAAAACTGAAAGAGCGATATGACAAAGTGGAATCGGATATAGTGATGCGGTATAAATTCAGGTGTAGGGTTCAAGGACCAAATGAGACGAATGAAAACTTTTTGTTAGATGTTAAATTATTAGCAGAAACGTGTGATTTCGGGGAATTCAGAGATTCGGCAATAAGGGACCAATTAGTGTATGGAGTTTATGATAAAGATTTGCAGCAGAAACTTTTAGATGAAGAGAAATTAACTTTGAAAATAGCAGAGAGAATTTTGAAGACTAAAGAAGTTGCGGCAAAAAGCTCACAGGCAATCAATAGAAGCAGTGGTGTTCATTCAGTATCAGTAAGGCAAAGATTAGGATGGAAGGATTCGACCGATAATAGAAGGGTTTATGGAGGAAGAGATGGAGAAAGAAAAGGAAGAGAACGGTCCAGATACGACGATAGGCGGTCTACATATCATCATGGGAGTTACAGATCTAGGTCACGATCACAGACAAAAGGACGATACTCAAATTTTATTTGTCATTATTGCAATGCAAGAGGTCATATTCAGAaaaattgttataaatttttaaatCAACAAAAGCATGCAGTTCAATTCGTAGGTGAAACTTCTAGCGTGGAGAATCCCCATGAGTATTTTAAGAGATTGAGGAAGGATTACGATAGCGACGCAGACTCAGATCGCCATCGGAGCCCATCTCCTAACGGCCCACAGGGGGCAGATAAAGCTCACAAAAACGAATGAACCAAGGCGAAATGTTTCGCTTCATGTTGGAGGAAGGAAGAGAGCACCGAAGAGGAAGTTTGTTCATTCGGAGGATGAGGAACCGTTTTGTGGATTCGACGAGCCTACTGGACCGCCACCCTCGAGATCGGAATTACATCCGGAGGCACTGCTAGCGTTTTCCGAACGTGCTTCGCCAAGCATCTCTAAATCACCTGCCACACTACGACGATCCAACAGGAAGAAGCAAAAATCACAGCATGATGAATTCATATATTATTAAGAGATATATTCTGAATTACTCAAAGTATGTATTTTGAAGTGAAAGTGATAATAGCAAAATAAGATAAAAGTTACTGAGTTTAGTTGCGCCAACTTTTCGATTATTAAAGATAACATCTGGATTAAGCATGATGCACAAGAACTAAAAGAGGAAGGTATTGTTATATACTCGTTTCATGACCCTTTCGATTTAGAGTGCAACTCTAGAATGATTAATGATTTATCTGTCATCTGTCATGTTTCGTGGGGTTTGAGAATAACAAGAATAAGAACAGTTCAAATACATTCGTGCAGTTAGGTTTGATGTTGAGTAGAGGAAATAAACTAGCTCTCTTGGATTGCTACCGTGAACCTGTAAAGAAGTGGTTTTATTAAATATTGGAGAATATAATAGAATCTTTGTTCAACcacttttttattctttattattgTGCTTTTCAACCTTCAACGTTAATTCaacatagggtagaagcttcagctTTGGCCAGTCcgaagttttggccatagtgcggtattcagcctgagttgataaggagagcatccaacatagctctggtccacaCACAGGTACAAGTTCCAAGTTCCAATACAAGTGTTGTGGAGGTTTTTTAGCTTggtgaaactggcagcactggaATAGCTCATTGTATAGAACTGGTTAACAGACAGAAGGCAGTAGAGAACTGACAGGAAAAGTGTTGGGATGTTTGTGTCTCGGAGCAGCAGTTAAATACTATAATGTAAGTTATATTTAAGATTAAAATGattgaatttataataaaaactaaataaaattccagcattgaagctgaccgCAAAAAAGGCTGCTATCAATAAATATTTGTTCGCCCTAAACCCACAACACCCCAACAAAGagtacaagttcctacctcatgcttccacgggtcaagcgatgacaaagaccgccagctgagagttgtgtgcttagctggtagtgcagcctgggcactgttgtccttctgacttcagctagattgaggaggtacgacccgagcgtctgtttaccgaggaggtgcggctcaaacagcgtctgctctggcatccagtggctgaataGGAAACGCTGCACCAggtccagctagatccaaggtggtagccctatcagcgtggtcgtcccagtgttggttgggacgttaaacagagtcctgttattggtcgtgaccatcccatgacgatgaacaagtaggcctttttatcgtcacaaaatgaaatgagcactcgcgcacttcgtcatgtcatttcgcaataatcaagcgtcatgacaaaaactttcatattgttttgaaattaaaattttcacgtCCAAGTAAATTTGGGCTAgtcgttgtatttaatagatagagGACATACATTCACGATTTAAAAGATTCAAACAATAACAAAGTCCATCGATGTCCTAGTAGTTgacttgtttacaaccatgtcactctccgtcatgaccgaaaaatgagcgaatattgttaaacTCTCTTGGTTATCGTCttccgattcgatgacattgagagaggcacttctgtaaaaatcgcgtgacgactcgtgttgacgctgacgctttaCTAGCCAGctgacacgatggccctccggcgagacaggaatgTTGGCGTAGGCCAGCcacccaaggggttggtcactcggcacattgtgcccggcacacatgccggcacatctcggcacacatgccggcacaatccggcacacatgggcacaacatagaaatccaactttgcggtatggaatcaaactgtcattatacttacgattgcaaaaaatcccttcatacagattctagacaagtgttctgggtggaattttgtcggtaaacatcgactagaccaataacattcgccaaaaatagacaggattataattagcgcaaaaacattttaagaaaatattccactgggcacattcggcacacctccggcacgttcggcacacttcggcacacactgaaaaacaaccggcacagtttaggcacatattggcacacgctcaaaaatcacggcacaaatgaagtgtgctgaatgaccaaccccttgccagccacccgtaaaaatcaccattgcgaataacataggagaaaatacaatcggcaaagacccacgtgacTGTGTGGTGCATGGATCAGGTACTCATAAAGTAGTGTAACGTGTGCTGAATATATTATGGCAACCCTGCGTTAGCACTCACCGTGAGTGCCCTCTTCATGCGGCCTTGCCAGCATCCGCCATTGCATCATCCTCCTTTTAGCTTTCTACTAGCGAGCAGGTAAGACGTGTGGGATCGTGCTCAGGAGAGTGATCCCTTTTCCCGTGGCAATTTGGCACTTCACAATGGCGGACCCTGCCAGGTATTGCACGATTTTTCGAGTGCAAGGCAAATAACGAACCAAGATTTTCATACGAAATCAATTGAAACAGCTCGGGAAAAGGGACCTctcgaaacaaaataaaaaaaagcgaGTTTGAGATTAAGCAACGTTCGAAAATTCCGTGGAACAAATACGAGAAACCGTAGAGCCGTGTGGAAATTGTGAAGTTAATTAATAAAATTGCGAAACAGTGCAtggaaaatttgattaaaattaaaCAAATTGTGACACGTAAACGCTGATTGAGCAGGTTTACTAAACCGTGCTGAGCGGGTTTTAAAAACCGCGCATGAGCAAACGAAATGTTACTAAGCGAGTCAGAAAAGCTGCGCAAAAATAAACGACCTACTTACATGTAGCGGGTTACAGGCACCGCGCTCACAGAATCGTGCAAAGCGGATCAGAAAGATCGCGCtaagaaaacaaaaaatattGTGCAGCGGATTTCAGAATCGCGCTCCATCAAATTGTAGGGACTTTCAAAATTGCGCTCTATTGAAGTAAAGCGGATTTCCGGATTTCGGATTTCGCGCTCCAAAAAGTGACAGCAAACTAACTCAATTGCTTGCATATATTCCCAACAGGCTAACGTAAGGCAAGTTCCCTTCAGAACGCAACGAAAGTGAAATGACTG contains the following coding sequences:
- the LOC109397559 gene encoding uncharacterized protein LOC109397559, encoding MGLIGSIDPYVQGTSFSHYVEQMEFIFSSNDIVEGKKKDIFLSLCGVTVFQELKRLYPATDLKTVSYADIIKKLKERYDKVESDIVMRYKFRCRVQGPNETNENFLLDVKLLAETCDFGEFRDSAIRDQLVYGVYDKDLQQKLLDEEKLTLKIAERILKTKEVAAKSSQAINRSSGVHSVSVRQRLGWKDSTDNRRVYGGRDGERKGRERSRYDDRRSTYHHGSYRSRSRSQTKGRYSNFICHYCNARGHIQKNCYKFLNQQKHAVQFVGETSSVENPHEYFKRLRKDYDSDADSDRHRSPSPNGPQGADKAHKNE